A genomic segment from Blastococcus sp. PRF04-17 encodes:
- a CDS encoding SDR family NAD(P)-dependent oxidoreductase, translating into MAAGEGRAVLVTGASRGIGRAIARAFAERGDRVAVHWGRSRERAERTLAELPGEGHVLVQADMTDADAVGAMVDGAADQLGGLDVLVNNAGVFTAHPPLTTSYEEWQAAWSQTLATNLVGAANATFRAVPHLIAAGGGAVVNVSSRGAFRGEPANPAYGASKAGLNAFAQSMALALAPHGISVTCVAPGFVQTEMAREVLDGPGGDAVRAQSPFGRVARPEEVAAAVVFLASPEAGFSTGTIVDVNGASYLRS; encoded by the coding sequence GTGGCAGCTGGTGAGGGTCGGGCCGTGCTGGTCACCGGCGCGTCGCGGGGCATCGGTCGCGCGATCGCCCGCGCGTTCGCCGAGCGGGGCGACCGGGTCGCCGTCCACTGGGGCCGGTCGCGGGAGCGGGCGGAGCGCACCCTGGCCGAGCTGCCCGGTGAGGGGCACGTGCTCGTGCAGGCCGACATGACCGACGCCGACGCGGTGGGCGCGATGGTGGACGGCGCGGCCGACCAGCTCGGTGGCCTGGACGTGCTGGTCAACAACGCCGGCGTCTTCACGGCCCACCCGCCGCTCACCACGTCCTACGAGGAGTGGCAGGCCGCCTGGTCGCAGACGCTGGCGACCAACCTCGTGGGCGCCGCGAACGCCACCTTCCGCGCGGTGCCGCACCTGATCGCGGCCGGCGGCGGCGCGGTGGTCAACGTGTCCAGCCGCGGTGCCTTCCGCGGCGAGCCGGCCAACCCGGCCTACGGCGCGTCGAAGGCGGGGCTCAACGCGTTCGCCCAGTCGATGGCCCTGGCGCTGGCGCCGCACGGCATCTCGGTGACCTGCGTGGCACCGGGCTTCGTGCAGACGGAGATGGCGCGCGAGGTGCTCGACGGCCCGGGAGGGGACGCCGTCCGGGCCCAGTCGCCGTTCGGCCGGGTGGCACGGCCGGAAGAGGTCGCCGCGGCCGTCGTCTTCCTCGCCTCGCCGGAGGCGGGGTTCTCGACCGGGACGATCGTCGACGTCAACGGGGCGTCGTACCTGCGCAGCTAA
- a CDS encoding nitroreductase family protein — protein sequence MEFSEVVRRRRMVRDYDPDRPVPPEVRERLLEHAIRAPSAGFSQGWAFLVLEDAGDRECYWAATAPDGPPDPWLRRMSRAPLLIVPLSNKSAYLDRYAEPDKGWTGRDEARWPVPYWDVDAGMAALLVLLTAVDEGLGACFFGVPAERVNAFRAAFEVPDEYRPVGCLSIGYPGDGDRRSPSLRRGRRPVEEVVHRGSW from the coding sequence GTGGAGTTCTCCGAGGTCGTCCGCCGGCGCCGCATGGTCCGCGACTACGACCCCGACCGGCCGGTGCCGCCGGAGGTCCGCGAGCGGCTGCTGGAGCACGCGATCCGCGCGCCGTCGGCCGGGTTCAGCCAGGGCTGGGCGTTCCTCGTGCTCGAGGACGCCGGTGACCGGGAGTGCTACTGGGCGGCCACCGCACCGGACGGTCCACCCGATCCCTGGCTGAGGCGCATGAGCCGCGCGCCGCTGCTGATCGTCCCGCTGTCGAACAAGAGCGCCTACCTGGACCGGTACGCCGAGCCGGACAAGGGATGGACCGGCCGCGACGAGGCGCGCTGGCCGGTGCCCTACTGGGACGTCGACGCCGGCATGGCGGCACTGCTCGTGCTGCTCACCGCGGTCGACGAGGGCCTCGGGGCGTGCTTCTTCGGCGTCCCGGCGGAGCGGGTGAATGCCTTCCGGGCCGCCTTCGAGGTGCCCGACGAGTACCGCCCGGTCGGCTGCCTGTCGATCGGCTACCCGGGGGACGGCGACCGTCGCTCCCCCTCCCTGCGCCGCGGTCGGCGCCCCGTCGAGGAGGTCGTGCACCGTGGCAGCTGGTGA
- a CDS encoding M20/M25/M40 family metallo-hydrolase: MRAAGLVVVALLLGLIGWSVASLQPPDPVSADGPPTEFSAERAFGHVERIATRTHATGSAANDDVVDGLVSTLTDLGLDTRVQNSVGARASGVGEAHMARVRNVVAVLPGTGSTGRLFLTAHHDSVATGPGAADDAAGVAAVLETVRALRAGEPLRNDVVVVLTDAEGACRCGAEAFAGVHPLAAGGGVMLNFEARGSSGPPIMFRTSPGNAGLIDAYAAAAMHPVASSVAVEVHRVLPNSTDFTVLTGRDGFTGLDTAFVDGSAGYHTPQDQPARVDRGSLQALGDNALALTREFGTRDLGPLVQEGADDATYFPVLGELVRYPDRFVVPIALAGLGAVVLVAVVAARRGRSPYGRTAAGAALALVPLVLAPLAVTGLWWVMGAVRPAYREMLDPWRPGWFRVTVLALVAAVVLTWYVALRRRIGAVPLIVGALAWPATLGVVLALVAPGGSYLGAWPALAGEWPVCSSSPAGGRPGCWELS; encoded by the coding sequence GTGCGCGCTGCCGGCCTCGTGGTGGTGGCGTTGCTGCTCGGGCTCATCGGCTGGAGCGTCGCCTCCTTGCAGCCGCCCGACCCGGTGTCGGCGGACGGCCCACCGACGGAGTTCAGCGCCGAACGCGCCTTCGGCCACGTCGAGCGCATCGCCACGCGGACCCACGCCACCGGCAGCGCGGCGAACGACGACGTCGTCGACGGGCTCGTCAGCACGCTGACCGACCTCGGGCTCGACACCCGCGTGCAGAACTCCGTCGGCGCCCGGGCCTCCGGCGTGGGCGAGGCGCACATGGCCCGTGTGCGCAACGTCGTCGCCGTCCTGCCGGGCACCGGGTCCACCGGCCGGCTCTTCCTGACCGCCCACCACGACTCCGTCGCGACCGGGCCGGGTGCCGCGGACGACGCCGCGGGCGTGGCCGCCGTCCTGGAGACCGTCCGCGCCCTCCGGGCGGGAGAACCGCTGCGCAACGACGTCGTCGTCGTGCTCACCGACGCCGAGGGGGCCTGCCGCTGCGGCGCCGAGGCGTTCGCCGGCGTGCACCCCCTCGCCGCGGGCGGCGGCGTGATGCTCAACTTCGAGGCCCGGGGCAGCAGCGGCCCGCCGATCATGTTCCGGACGTCGCCGGGCAACGCCGGGCTGATCGACGCCTACGCCGCGGCCGCGATGCACCCGGTGGCCAGCAGCGTCGCGGTCGAGGTCCACCGGGTGCTGCCGAACTCCACCGACTTCACGGTGCTGACCGGACGGGACGGCTTCACCGGCCTCGACACCGCCTTCGTCGACGGCTCCGCGGGCTACCACACCCCGCAGGACCAGCCGGCGCGCGTGGACCGGGGCAGCCTCCAGGCCCTCGGCGACAACGCCCTCGCCCTCACCCGCGAGTTCGGCACCCGGGACCTCGGACCCCTGGTGCAGGAGGGGGCCGACGACGCCACCTACTTCCCGGTCCTCGGCGAGCTCGTCCGCTATCCCGACCGGTTCGTCGTCCCGATCGCCCTCGCGGGCCTCGGCGCGGTGGTCCTCGTCGCGGTCGTCGCCGCGCGCCGCGGGCGGAGCCCGTACGGCAGGACGGCGGCCGGAGCGGCGCTCGCGCTCGTGCCCCTCGTCCTCGCCCCGCTGGCCGTCACAGGCCTGTGGTGGGTGATGGGCGCCGTCCGGCCGGCCTACCGGGAGATGCTCGACCCCTGGCGGCCCGGCTGGTTCCGCGTGACCGTGCTCGCGCTGGTCGCCGCCGTCGTGCTCACCTGGTACGTCGCGCTGCGACGGCGGATCGGCGCGGTCCCGCTGATCGTCGGAGCGCTGGCCTGGCCGGCGACGCTGGGCGTCGTCCTCGCTCTCGTCGCCCCGGGCGGGTCCTACCTCGGTGCCTGGCCGGCGCTGGCCGGGGAGTGGCCGGTCTGCTCCTCCTCACCCGCTGGCGGGCGCCCGGGCTGCTGGGAGCTCTCCTGA